From the Aquitalea magnusonii genome, one window contains:
- a CDS encoding CmpA/NrtA family ABC transporter substrate-binding protein: protein MTAAASLHTLNLGFVALTDCAALVVARKLGLDRELGLQFCLQRQPSWSAVRDKLMSGQLDAAHALYGLVYGMQLGLGSPQCDMAILLTLNQNGQGISLSPNLAQQYRQGLSLRALSQQLGRPLVLAHTFPTGTHAMWLYYWLAAQGIHPLHDARCVVIPPAQMGDAMQDGVLDGFCAGQPWHALAQQRGVASLVADSAVIWPDHPEKVLACRRELAQQQPELAGRLVQALLLASHWLDQPENHAQAAAWLAEDDCLGMPVETILQHWTHSDAASLRFCDEGRVNYPYLTDGLWFLQQYRRWGMWQGGADQALVAAVNQTLLYEQAARACGVPLPAAGARHSVLMDGSRWPSPADGAPCAGALPHAAH, encoded by the coding sequence ATGACTGCTGCTGCAAGCTTACACACGCTGAACCTGGGCTTTGTCGCGCTGACCGACTGCGCCGCACTGGTGGTGGCCCGCAAGCTGGGGCTGGATAGGGAGCTGGGCCTGCAGTTTTGCCTGCAGCGCCAGCCGTCCTGGTCTGCCGTGCGCGACAAGCTGATGAGCGGACAACTGGATGCCGCCCATGCGCTGTACGGTCTGGTGTACGGCATGCAACTGGGCCTGGGCAGCCCGCAATGCGATATGGCCATCCTGCTGACGCTGAACCAGAACGGGCAGGGCATCAGCCTGTCGCCAAACCTGGCGCAGCAATACCGCCAGGGTCTCAGCCTGCGCGCGCTCAGCCAGCAGCTTGGCCGCCCGCTGGTGCTGGCGCATACCTTTCCCACCGGCACTCACGCCATGTGGCTGTATTACTGGCTGGCGGCGCAAGGCATCCATCCCTTGCATGATGCCCGCTGCGTGGTGATTCCACCGGCGCAGATGGGCGATGCCATGCAGGACGGGGTGCTGGATGGATTCTGCGCCGGTCAGCCCTGGCACGCGCTGGCGCAGCAGCGTGGTGTGGCCAGTCTGGTGGCCGACAGCGCCGTCATCTGGCCGGATCATCCGGAAAAGGTGCTGGCCTGCCGCCGCGAGCTGGCACAGCAGCAGCCGGAGCTGGCCGGGCGGCTGGTGCAGGCGCTGTTGCTGGCCAGTCACTGGCTGGATCAGCCGGAAAACCATGCGCAGGCTGCCGCCTGGCTGGCCGAGGATGACTGCCTGGGCATGCCGGTGGAGACTATCTTGCAGCACTGGACCCACAGCGATGCCGCTTCGCTGCGCTTTTGTGATGAGGGCCGGGTCAACTATCCCTATCTGACTGACGGGCTGTGGTTCTTGCAGCAATACCGCCGCTGGGGTATGTGGCAGGGCGGGGCCGACCAGGCGCTGGTGGCCGCCGTCAACCAGACCCTATTGTACGAGCAGGCGGCGCGGGCCTGTGGTGTGCCGCTGCCGGCAGCCGGCGCACGCCATAGCGTGCTGATGGATGGCAGCCGCTGGCCGTCACCGGCAGACGGTGCGCCCTGTGCTGGTGCGCTGCCGCATGCAGCGCACTGA
- the tcuA gene encoding FAD-dependent tricarballylate dehydrogenase TcuA yields MFDVLIIGGGNAALCAALMAREAGASVLLLESAPRAWRGGNSQHTRNLRCMHDAPQDVLVDAYPEEEYWQDLLRVTGGQTDEALARLVIRASGSCRDWMRRHGVHFQPSLSGALHTARTNAFFMGGGKALVNAYYRSAEQLGVVIRYDSAVERLELQDGRFVAAHLAGGERITAHSCVLAAGGFESNREWLRSAWGQNEQGDWPADNFLIRGTRFNQGVLLKFMQQAGADMVGDPSQSHCVAIDARAPLYDGGICTRVDCVSLGIMLNRHAERFYDEGEDFWPKRYAIWGRLVAQQPEQIGYSIIDSKAIGRFMPPVFPGNKADTLPELARQLGLDEARFVDTIQRYNAACQAGQFDHTVLDNCHTDGLTPPKSHWALPLDTPPYYGYALRPGITFTYLGLKTNADAAVYFAGQPSPNLFVAGEMMAGNVLGKGYVAGIGMAIGTAFGRIAGSRAAQAAAAVSQGI; encoded by the coding sequence ATGTTTGATGTTCTGATCATCGGCGGCGGCAACGCCGCACTCTGCGCCGCACTGATGGCCCGCGAAGCCGGGGCCTCGGTGCTGCTGCTGGAGTCCGCCCCGCGCGCCTGGCGCGGCGGCAATTCACAGCACACCCGCAATCTGCGCTGCATGCACGATGCCCCGCAAGACGTGCTGGTGGATGCGTATCCGGAAGAAGAATACTGGCAGGACCTGCTGCGCGTGACCGGCGGCCAGACCGACGAAGCGCTGGCCCGGCTGGTGATTCGCGCCAGCGGCAGTTGTCGCGACTGGATGCGCCGTCACGGCGTGCATTTCCAGCCCTCGTTGTCCGGCGCACTGCATACCGCCCGCACCAATGCCTTTTTCATGGGGGGCGGCAAGGCGCTGGTGAATGCCTACTACCGCAGCGCCGAACAACTGGGCGTGGTGATTCGCTACGACAGCGCGGTTGAGCGGCTGGAATTGCAGGATGGCCGCTTTGTTGCCGCCCACCTGGCGGGCGGCGAGCGCATCACCGCACATAGCTGCGTGCTGGCCGCTGGCGGCTTCGAATCCAACCGCGAATGGCTGCGCAGCGCCTGGGGCCAGAACGAGCAGGGCGACTGGCCGGCGGACAACTTCCTCATCCGTGGCACCCGCTTCAACCAGGGTGTGCTGCTCAAGTTCATGCAGCAGGCCGGGGCCGATATGGTGGGCGACCCGTCACAATCGCACTGCGTGGCGATTGACGCCCGCGCGCCGCTTTACGATGGCGGCATCTGCACCCGCGTGGACTGCGTGTCGCTGGGCATCATGCTCAACCGCCATGCCGAGCGCTTTTACGACGAGGGTGAGGATTTCTGGCCCAAGCGCTATGCCATCTGGGGGCGGCTGGTAGCACAGCAGCCGGAGCAGATCGGCTACTCCATCATCGATTCCAAGGCCATTGGCCGCTTCATGCCGCCGGTATTCCCCGGCAACAAGGCCGACACCCTGCCGGAACTGGCCCGCCAACTGGGGCTGGACGAGGCGCGCTTTGTCGACACCATCCAGCGCTACAACGCGGCCTGTCAGGCCGGCCAGTTCGACCACACCGTGCTGGACAACTGCCACACCGACGGCCTCACCCCGCCCAAAAGCCACTGGGCCTTGCCGCTGGATACCCCGCCTTACTACGGCTACGCGCTGCGCCCCGGCATCACCTTTACCTATCTGGGCCTGAAAACCAATGCCGACGCCGCCGTGTACTTTGCCGGCCAGCCCAGCCCCAATCTGTTTGTGGCCGGTGAAATGATGGCCGGCAATGTGCTGGGCAAGGGCTATGTGGCTGGTATCGGCATGGCCATCGGCACGGCTTTTGGTCGCATTGCCGGCAGCCGTGCCGCGCAGGCTGCTGCGGCTGTTTCACAAGGAATCTGA
- a CDS encoding MFS transporter has translation MQQAPASQHPAQSRLGAVLRVTSGNFLEQFDFFLFGFYASYISKAFFPTSSEFASLMLTFAVFGAGFLMRPLGAIVLGSYVDRIGRRQGLIVTLGIMACGTVLIAFVPDYSQIGLAAPLLVLLGRLLQGFSAGVELGGVSVYLAEIATPGHKGFYTSWQSASQQVAIVVAAAIGYGIQLWLSPAQIAAWGWRVPFFIGCLIIPLIFLLRGSLQETDAFLARKHRPSLREIFGTIGLHWRTIVAGMFLVSLTTTLFYFITVYTPTFGKSVLHLSAQDSLVVTLCVGLSNFCWLPVGGALSDRIGRQPLLLGISLLALLTAYPAMAWLAEAPSFARLLTVLLWFSFFFGMYNGAMVAALTEVMPVYVRTVGFSLAFSLATAIFGGLTPAVSTALVEMTHSKSSPAYWLLFAAASALIASQRLFRSKHGKPA, from the coding sequence ATGCAACAAGCGCCAGCCAGCCAGCACCCCGCCCAGTCCCGACTGGGTGCGGTACTGCGCGTGACCAGTGGCAATTTTCTCGAACAGTTCGACTTTTTTCTGTTCGGTTTTTATGCCAGCTATATCAGCAAGGCATTTTTCCCCACCAGCAGCGAGTTTGCCTCGCTGATGCTGACCTTTGCCGTCTTCGGTGCCGGTTTCCTGATGCGCCCGCTCGGTGCCATCGTGCTGGGCAGTTATGTGGACCGCATTGGCCGCCGTCAGGGGCTGATCGTGACGCTGGGCATCATGGCCTGTGGCACGGTGCTGATTGCCTTTGTGCCGGATTACAGCCAGATCGGCCTGGCCGCGCCCTTGCTGGTGCTGCTGGGCCGCTTGCTGCAGGGCTTTTCCGCCGGGGTGGAACTGGGCGGGGTGTCGGTGTATCTGGCCGAAATTGCCACGCCGGGTCACAAGGGCTTTTACACCAGTTGGCAGTCGGCCAGCCAGCAGGTGGCCATCGTGGTGGCGGCAGCCATCGGCTATGGCATCCAGTTGTGGCTGAGCCCGGCGCAGATTGCCGCCTGGGGCTGGCGCGTGCCGTTTTTCATCGGCTGTCTGATCATCCCGCTGATTTTCCTGCTGCGCGGTTCCTTGCAGGAAACCGATGCCTTCCTGGCGCGCAAGCACCGCCCCAGCCTGCGTGAAATCTTTGGCACCATCGGCCTGCACTGGCGCACCATCGTGGCGGGCATGTTTCTGGTGTCGCTTACCACCACGCTGTTTTACTTCATCACCGTCTACACCCCGACTTTTGGCAAGAGCGTACTGCACCTGAGTGCGCAGGACAGCCTGGTTGTCACCCTGTGCGTGGGCCTGTCCAACTTTTGCTGGCTGCCCGTCGGCGGGGCGCTGTCCGACCGCATTGGCCGCCAGCCGCTGTTGCTGGGCATTTCGCTGCTGGCCTTGCTCACCGCCTATCCGGCCATGGCCTGGCTGGCAGAGGCTCCCAGCTTTGCCCGGCTGCTGACGGTGTTGCTGTGGTTCTCTTTCTTCTTTGGCATGTATAACGGCGCGATGGTGGCGGCGCTGACCGAGGTCATGCCGGTGTATGTACGTACCGTGGGCTTTTCGCTGGCCTTCAGCCTGGCCACCGCCATTTTTGGCGGCCTGACCCCGGCGGTATCCACCGCGCTGGTGGAAATGACGCACAGCAAGAGTTCACCGGCGTACTGGCTGTTGTTTGCCGCCGCTTCTGCCTTGATTGCCAGCCAGCGGCTGTTCCGCAGCAAACACGGCAAGCCAGCCTGA
- a CDS encoding ANTAR domain-containing response regulator yields MTASSALRLLLVNDTDRPMAQLHAALTAAGYLVIAQAQGAAELLQLVDSQAPDIIIIDTESPSRDTLEQLALMGHAAPRPVVMFAEQGGLAAIQAAVSAGVTAYVVDQVAASRLAPIIDMARVKFEEDARLKKRLAEVEEQLAERKLIERAKGILMERRQLTEAEAYALLRSQAMQNGLRLAELSRQLINSSKLLG; encoded by the coding sequence ATGACTGCTTCTTCTGCATTACGACTGTTGCTGGTCAACGATACCGACCGCCCGATGGCGCAGCTGCATGCCGCGCTGACGGCGGCTGGCTATCTGGTGATTGCCCAGGCCCAGGGCGCTGCCGAGCTGCTGCAACTGGTGGACAGCCAGGCCCCGGACATCATCATCATCGATACCGAATCCCCCTCGCGTGACACGCTGGAACAACTGGCGCTGATGGGCCATGCCGCGCCGCGCCCGGTGGTGATGTTTGCCGAGCAAGGCGGGCTGGCCGCCATTCAGGCCGCGGTGAGTGCCGGGGTTACTGCCTATGTGGTGGACCAGGTGGCGGCCAGCCGCCTGGCACCCATCATCGACATGGCGCGGGTCAAATTTGAAGAAGACGCCAGGCTGAAAAAGCGCCTGGCCGAGGTGGAAGAACAACTGGCGGAGCGCAAGTTGATTGAGCGCGCCAAGGGCATCCTGATGGAGCGCCGCCAACTGACTGAGGCGGAAGCCTATGCGCTGCTGCGCAGCCAGGCCATGCAAAACGGCCTGCGGCTGGCCGAACTGTCCCGACAACTGATCAACTCCAGCAAACTGCTGGGCTGA
- a CDS encoding sigma-54-dependent transcriptional regulator, giving the protein MSNLQVLVIEDDQDVQLGYVQALGLDGIQAQGFDSVEKARRSIGRDFAGIIVSDIRLPGMDGLAFMQELLADDPDLPVILITGHGDIAMAVQAMRDGAYDFIQKPFLPQVLVSVVQRALEKRRLALEVRQLRKQLAAYGGLESRLIGNSNVMAELRRLVQGVAATPTDVLINGETGAGKELLARCLHDLSGRTGPFVALNCGGLPETLFDSEMFGHEAGAFSGASKQRIGKIEYAQHGTLFLDEIESMSMPMQIKLLRVLQERVIERLGSNRLIPVDFRVIAATKADLSKLAEEDKFRADLYFRLNVVTLDLPPLRARREDIPLLFDYFVTQSALRMSRPAPAITPEVVRDLMAYHWPGNVRELRNQADRFVLDLKMLPGSAMADTQLTLHAAVESFEKGMIAEELRKQGGNVSKTAEVLKIAKTTLFDKIRKYDLEEK; this is encoded by the coding sequence ATGAGCAATCTACAAGTACTGGTGATCGAGGACGATCAGGACGTGCAACTGGGCTATGTGCAGGCACTGGGGCTGGACGGCATCCAGGCCCAGGGCTTCGATTCGGTAGAAAAAGCCCGCCGCAGCATAGGCCGTGACTTTGCCGGCATCATCGTCAGTGACATCCGCCTGCCCGGCATGGACGGCCTGGCCTTCATGCAGGAGCTGCTGGCCGACGATCCCGACCTGCCGGTCATCCTGATTACCGGCCACGGCGACATTGCCATGGCGGTGCAAGCCATGCGCGACGGCGCTTACGACTTCATCCAGAAACCCTTCCTGCCGCAAGTGCTGGTGTCGGTGGTGCAGCGCGCGCTGGAAAAACGCCGCCTGGCACTGGAAGTGCGCCAGCTACGCAAGCAACTGGCCGCCTATGGCGGGCTGGAAAGCCGGCTGATTGGCAACTCCAACGTGATGGCCGAGCTGCGCCGCCTGGTGCAGGGCGTGGCCGCCACGCCCACCGATGTGCTGATCAACGGCGAAACCGGTGCCGGCAAGGAGTTGCTGGCACGCTGCCTGCACGACCTGTCCGGCCGCACCGGCCCCTTTGTGGCGCTCAACTGCGGCGGCCTGCCGGAAACCCTGTTCGACAGCGAAATGTTCGGCCACGAAGCCGGGGCCTTCTCCGGTGCCAGCAAGCAACGCATCGGCAAGATCGAATACGCCCAGCACGGCACGCTGTTCCTGGACGAAATCGAAAGCATGAGCATGCCGATGCAGATCAAGCTGCTGCGCGTGCTGCAAGAGCGGGTGATTGAGCGGCTGGGTTCCAACCGGCTGATTCCAGTGGATTTTCGCGTGATTGCCGCCACCAAGGCCGACCTGTCCAAGCTGGCCGAAGAAGACAAATTCCGCGCCGACCTGTACTTCCGCCTGAACGTGGTGACGCTGGACCTGCCGCCGCTGCGCGCCCGGCGCGAGGACATTCCGCTGCTGTTTGATTACTTTGTCACCCAGTCCGCGCTGCGCATGAGCCGCCCGGCACCGGCCATCACCCCGGAAGTGGTGCGCGACCTGATGGCCTACCACTGGCCGGGCAATGTGCGCGAGCTGCGCAATCAGGCCGACCGCTTTGTGCTGGACCTGAAAATGCTGCCCGGCAGCGCCATGGCCGATACCCAGCTCACCTTGCACGCGGCGGTGGAATCGTTTGAAAAGGGCATGATTGCCGAAGAGCTGCGCAAGCAGGGCGGCAATGTTTCCAAAACCGCCGAAGTGCTGAAAATCGCCAAGACCACGCTGTTCGACAAGATCCGCAAATACGATCTGGAAGAAAAGTAA
- the tcuB gene encoding tricarballylate utilization 4Fe-4S protein TcuB: MQQLTRLIDEAQQLAAGQPGSLLDKAEAEVARDLQICNACRYCEGFCAVFPAMTQRLEFGQADIHYLANLCHNCGACLHACQYAPPHEFAVNIPKAMAQVRQQSYTRFAWPGALGRLYHHAGLTVALALAVSLALFLLLLQAVAPTVNSGNFYDYFPHHLLAGLFGPVFGFAVLALGMGVRRFWRDISPQAPDVPAVLDAGHAVATLKYLDGGHGQGCNNADDAYTLWRRRFHHFTFYGFLSCFAATIVATGYHYLLGLPAPYALNSLPVLLGIAGGIGLLIGPAGLLWLNLQRDPQHGDVQQRPMDRGFIALLLLTSASGLLLPFARHSHVLGSLLAVHLGVVMALFLTLPYGKFAHGIFRSAALLKWAIEKRQRR, from the coding sequence ATGCAACAACTCACCCGCCTGATCGACGAGGCGCAACAACTGGCTGCCGGCCAGCCGGGCTCTCTGCTGGACAAAGCAGAGGCCGAAGTGGCGCGCGATTTGCAAATCTGCAATGCCTGCCGTTATTGCGAGGGCTTTTGTGCGGTGTTTCCCGCCATGACCCAGCGGCTGGAATTCGGCCAGGCCGACATCCATTACCTGGCCAATCTGTGCCACAACTGCGGCGCCTGTCTGCATGCCTGCCAGTACGCACCGCCGCATGAATTTGCCGTCAACATTCCCAAAGCCATGGCCCAGGTGCGCCAGCAAAGCTATACCCGCTTTGCCTGGCCGGGCGCGCTGGGGCGGCTGTATCACCACGCCGGGCTGACCGTTGCGCTGGCACTGGCCGTCAGCCTTGCGCTGTTCCTGCTGCTGTTGCAGGCAGTGGCCCCGACAGTGAACAGCGGCAATTTCTACGACTACTTCCCGCACCATCTGCTGGCCGGGCTGTTCGGCCCGGTATTCGGCTTTGCCGTGCTGGCGCTGGGCATGGGTGTGCGCCGCTTCTGGCGTGACATCAGCCCGCAAGCGCCGGATGTACCGGCGGTGCTGGATGCCGGTCATGCAGTGGCCACGCTGAAGTATCTGGATGGCGGCCACGGCCAGGGCTGCAATAACGCCGACGATGCCTACACCCTGTGGCGGCGGCGTTTTCACCACTTCACCTTCTACGGTTTCCTGTCCTGCTTTGCCGCCACCATCGTGGCCACCGGCTACCACTATCTGCTGGGTCTGCCAGCCCCCTATGCACTGAACAGCCTGCCGGTGCTGCTGGGCATTGCGGGTGGTATCGGCCTGCTGATTGGCCCTGCCGGCCTGCTGTGGCTGAACCTGCAGCGCGACCCGCAGCATGGCGACGTACAACAACGCCCGATGGACCGCGGCTTCATTGCCCTGCTGCTGCTCACCAGCGCCAGCGGCCTGCTATTGCCGTTTGCTCGCCACAGCCATGTGCTGGGCAGCCTGCTGGCGGTGCATCTGGGCGTGGTGATGGCGCTGTTTCTCACTCTGCCCTATGGCAAGTTCGCCCACGGCATTTTCCGCAGCGCGGCCTTGCTGAAATGGGCGATCGAAAAGCGTCAACGCCGCTGA
- a CDS encoding LysR substrate-binding domain-containing protein, whose amino-acid sequence MELRQLRYFVSVVAQGSMGRAALELGVGTSALSQQISRLEGELATRLLQRTSSGVVPTDAGLAFWRQAQLAIRHADDAMRAAQLARLSGHVSVGMAPSTTGVLGLPFMAAMRQRYPDIRLHLVENLSGNLATMLGARQLDLAVLFQAERTRRWSVLPLLDERLFLICRRDLPAAPTQDHISLAELGDMPLILPSGPHGLRALLNTASAHAAHALNICAEIDGLPLLMDAVCAGYGATIQPGAAVARLPAEQLRLIDIVDDNISRPNLLVSLSDDELSPAGLATRVVLQQVASELARSGQWPGATVYNR is encoded by the coding sequence ATGGAATTACGCCAATTGCGCTATTTTGTCAGCGTGGTGGCGCAGGGCAGCATGGGGCGGGCCGCGCTGGAGCTGGGCGTGGGTACCTCGGCGCTAAGCCAGCAGATCAGCCGGCTGGAGGGCGAGCTGGCCACCCGGCTGTTGCAGCGCACCTCCAGCGGCGTGGTACCCACCGATGCCGGCCTCGCGTTCTGGCGGCAGGCGCAACTGGCCATCCGCCATGCCGACGACGCCATGCGCGCCGCCCAACTGGCACGGCTGTCCGGCCATGTCAGCGTGGGCATGGCCCCCAGCACCACCGGCGTGCTGGGCCTGCCCTTCATGGCGGCCATGCGCCAGCGTTACCCGGACATCCGCTTGCATCTGGTGGAAAACCTGTCCGGCAATCTGGCCACCATGCTGGGCGCGCGCCAGTTGGATCTGGCGGTGTTGTTTCAGGCCGAGCGCACCCGGCGCTGGAGCGTGCTGCCCTTGCTGGATGAGCGCCTGTTCCTGATCTGCCGCCGCGACCTGCCTGCAGCACCCACGCAAGACCACATCAGCCTGGCCGAGCTGGGCGATATGCCGCTGATTCTGCCCAGCGGCCCGCATGGTTTGCGTGCCTTGCTCAATACCGCCAGCGCCCATGCTGCCCATGCACTGAACATCTGCGCCGAAATCGACGGCCTGCCGCTGTTGATGGACGCGGTGTGCGCCGGTTACGGCGCCACCATCCAGCCCGGTGCCGCCGTTGCCCGCCTGCCGGCGGAACAGTTGCGCCTGATTGACATCGTGGATGACAACATCAGCCGCCCCAATCTGCTGGTGAGCCTGTCCGATGACGAGCTGTCCCCGGCCGGGCTGGCCACCCGCGTGGTGCTGCAGCAGGTGGCCAGCGAACTGGCCCGCAGCGGCCAGTGGCCGGGAGCCACTGTTTACAATCGCTAA
- a CDS encoding ATP-binding protein has protein sequence MKRSGFYLYLLISMALSLLSAWVVYTVSWQQQLQQRQQESVRRVARNAGFLQHEVDKFGLLPLAASYNDTLREALAMPDDSRQLARANQYLVRLNQGAGSLQAYLVDKAGKVIASSNWQQKDSFVGRNIAYRPYFQQAAANRITTYYAIGTTGNATGFYLATGIYQGQERVGVVAIKIGLEQLEHMWGNIVEPLLVSDSNGVVVLSSVPDWKYHATVPLSYEARLALEKAQQYNKQVIKPPIWLRKSVLNSQAMLVQMGQGRSRHEYLAISQTIPVSGMTLTMLNDTHELHSLAMTRALAVAVAVGFACLLLHSVRLWRMNLKAEAKARRNLQLAHDHLEEQVEQRSSELKQANASLKKEIEERIQAARQVENFQNELIRTENLAVIGQLSTGIAHEINQPLAALSALSANTVRFLEINDLTTARANLERITDIVVRLGALTEQLKSFARRPDGERESVAVTQAVENALFLLNHRLKKTHIQLQLPPSPADIVVLCEAVRLEQVLVNLISNAIDALAGVEHPQISMDWSRQGDIVRISVRDNGSGLSEEVKARIFEPFFTTKKTSGLGLGLALSSDIIKSYGGILSADNHPDGGAVFTITLRQNKQE, from the coding sequence ATGAAACGAAGCGGTTTTTATCTTTATTTGCTGATCTCCATGGCGCTGTCCTTGCTGTCGGCCTGGGTGGTGTACACCGTCAGTTGGCAACAGCAGTTGCAGCAGCGCCAGCAGGAGTCGGTGCGCCGTGTGGCGCGCAATGCCGGTTTTTTGCAGCACGAGGTGGACAAGTTCGGCCTGTTGCCGCTGGCGGCATCCTATAACGACACCCTGCGCGAAGCACTGGCCATGCCGGATGACTCCCGGCAACTGGCGCGCGCCAACCAGTACCTGGTGCGGCTGAATCAGGGCGCCGGGTCCTTGCAGGCTTATCTGGTGGACAAGGCGGGCAAGGTGATTGCCTCCAGCAACTGGCAGCAAAAAGACAGCTTTGTCGGCCGCAATATTGCCTACCGGCCTTACTTTCAGCAGGCCGCGGCCAACCGCATCACCACTTATTACGCCATTGGCACCACCGGCAATGCCACCGGCTTTTATCTGGCCACCGGCATTTACCAGGGGCAGGAGCGGGTGGGCGTGGTGGCCATCAAGATAGGGCTGGAGCAACTGGAGCACATGTGGGGCAATATCGTGGAGCCGCTGCTGGTGTCCGATTCCAATGGCGTGGTGGTGTTGTCATCGGTGCCGGACTGGAAGTATCACGCCACGGTGCCGCTAAGCTATGAGGCCAGGCTGGCGCTGGAAAAAGCCCAGCAGTACAACAAGCAGGTGATCAAGCCGCCCATCTGGCTGCGCAAAAGCGTGCTCAACAGCCAGGCCATGCTGGTGCAGATGGGGCAGGGCCGCAGTCGGCACGAATACCTGGCCATCAGCCAGACCATCCCGGTGAGCGGCATGACGCTGACCATGCTGAATGACACCCACGAACTGCACAGCCTGGCCATGACCCGCGCGCTGGCCGTGGCGGTGGCGGTGGGCTTTGCCTGCCTGTTGCTGCATTCGGTACGGCTGTGGCGCATGAACCTGAAGGCAGAGGCCAAGGCACGGCGCAATCTGCAACTGGCGCACGACCACCTGGAAGAACAAGTCGAGCAACGCAGCAGCGAGCTTAAACAGGCCAATGCCAGCCTGAAAAAAGAGATTGAAGAGCGCATCCAGGCGGCGCGCCAGGTGGAAAACTTCCAGAACGAGCTGATCCGCACCGAAAATCTGGCGGTCATCGGCCAGCTATCCACCGGCATCGCCCATGAAATCAACCAGCCGCTGGCGGCGCTGTCCGCCTTGTCGGCCAATACCGTGCGCTTTCTGGAAATCAACGACCTCACCACCGCGCGGGCCAATCTGGAACGTATCACCGACATCGTGGTGCGGCTGGGCGCGCTGACCGAACAGCTGAAATCCTTTGCCCGCCGGCCAGATGGCGAGCGCGAATCGGTGGCGGTGACGCAGGCGGTGGAAAACGCCTTGTTCCTGCTGAACCACCGCCTGAAAAAGACGCACATCCAGCTACAACTGCCGCCGTCACCCGCCGACATCGTGGTGCTGTGCGAGGCGGTGCGGCTGGAACAGGTGCTGGTAAACCTCATCAGCAATGCCATTGATGCGCTGGCCGGTGTGGAGCATCCGCAGATCAGCATGGACTGGTCGCGTCAGGGCGATATCGTGCGCATCAGCGTGCGCGACAATGGCAGCGGCCTGTCCGAAGAAGTGAAGGCCCGTATTTTCGAACCCTTCTTCACCACCAAGAAAACCAGCGGACTGGGCCTGGGGCTGGCCCTGTCCTCGGACATCATCAAGTCCTACGGCGGCATCTTGTCCGCCGACAACCACCCGGATGGCGGGGCGGTATTCACCATCACGCTCAGACAGAACAAGCAGGAGTAA